The window CGATCCTTACGGCAGCGGCGAAGCTTGCGGTCGATGTCGGTGTGGTCAAGCCCGAGTGGAACGGTTTTGCCGTGTTGCACGACACCGCCTCGCGCGTCGGCGCGCTCGATGTCGGCTTTGCGGCAAGCGCCGGCGGCTTAAGCGCGGCGCAGATGACGACGTTCGGCACGCTCGATGTGCTGTTTTTGCTGGGCGCCGACGAGACCAAGGTGCCGGACGGCACCTTTGTCGTCTATCTCGGCACCCATGGCGACCGCGGCGCGCATCGCGCCGACGTCATCCTGCCGGGCGCGGCTTACACCGAAAAGTCCGGCATCTATGTCAACACCGAAGGCCGGGTGCAGATGGCCAACCGCGCGGCGTTTCCCCCGGGAGAGGCGCGCGAGGATTGGGCGATCATCCGCGCACTTTCCGAGGTGATGGGCAAGCGTTTGCCCTACGATTCACTTGCCGCGTTGCGGCAGGCGATGTTCCGCGCCGTGCCGCATCTGATGCGCATGGATCACATCGAAGCCGGCAACGCCGACGACCTCAAGACGCTCGCCGGCAAGGGCGGCAGCGTCGAGAAAGCGCCGTTCAAGTCGTCGGTTGAGGATTTTTATCTGACCAACCCGATCGCGCGGGCGTCGGCGGTGATGGCGGAATGTTCCCGCCTTGCCTCCGGGCAAATGCTGACAGCGGCGGAGTGAGCGTGACCTGATGGATGAATTCTTCGCAAGCACCTTCTGGACCGGATTTCTCTGGCCGCTGATCGTCATGGTCGCGCAGAGCGTTTTGCTGCTCGTCGTGCTCTTGATCGCGATCGCCTACATCCTGCTCGCCGACCGCAAGATCTGGGCGGCGGTGCAGATCAGGCGCGGACCCAACGTGGTCGGCCCCTTCGGCCTGCTGCAATCCTTCGCCGATCTCTTAAAATTCGTGCTGAAGGAACCGATCATTCCTTCCGGCGCCAACAAGGGCGTGTTCCTGCTGGCGCCGCTCGTGAGTTGCGTGCTGGCGCTCGCGGCCTGGGCGGTGATCCCGATGGATCTCGGCTGGGTGATCTCCGACATCAATGTCGGCGTGCTCTATATCTTCGCGATCTCGTCGCTGTCGATCTACGGCATCATCATGGCCGGCTGGTCGTCGAACTCGAAATATCCGTTCCTCGCAGCACTTCGCTCGGCGGCGCAGATGGTGAGTTACGAGGTCTCGATCGGCTTTGTCATTATCACCGTCCTGCTTTGCGCCGGCTCGCTCAATCTCTCGGCTGTGGTCGAGGCACAGAACACCCATGGGCTCGGAAGTCTGATCGGATTGCCCAGGCTGACCTTCCTGAACTGGTACTTCCTGCCGCTGTTTCCGATGTTCGTGGTGTTCTACGTTTCGGCACTGGCGGAAACCAACCGCCCGCCGTTCGATCTGGTGGAAGCCGAATCCGAACTGGTCGCGGGTTTCATGGTCGAATACGGCTCGACGCCGTATCTCTTGTTCATGCTCGGTGAATATGTCGCGATCACCACGATGTGCGCGATGGCCACGATCATGTTCCTGGGCGGCTGGCTGCCGCCGATCGCGCTGCCGCCGTTCACCTGGGTGCCCGGGGTGATCTGGTTCGTGCTGAAAGTCTTTTTCATGTTCTTCCTGTTTGCGATGGCAAAGGCGATCGTGCCGCGCTACCGCTACGATCAGTTGATGCGGCTCGGCTGGAAGGTGTTCCTGCCGCTGTCGCTGGCGATGGTGGTAGTCGTCGCCGGCGTGCTGCATTTTGCTGACATCGCGCCGAAATGAGGTCGTCATGAGTATCAACATCAATGCCACGGCCCGTTCGCTTCTGTTGTCCGAATTCGTATCGGCGTTCTTCCTCGCCATGCGCTATTTCTTCAAGCCGAAGCCGACGCTGAACTATCCCTTCGAGAAGGGGCCGATCTCGCCGCGCTTCCGCGGCGAGCATGCGCTGCGGCGTTATCCCAATGGCGAGGAGCGCTGTATCGCCTGCAAGCTGTGCGAGGCGATTTGCCCGGCGCAGGCGATCACCATCGAGGCCGGCCCGCGCCGCAACGACGGCACCCGCCGCACGGTGCGCTACGACATCGATATGGTGAAATGCATCTATTGCGGGCTGTGCCAGGAGGCCTGCCCGGTCGATGCCATCGTCGAGGGCCCGAATTTCGAATTCGCGACCGAGACCCGCGAGGAACTCTACTATGACAAGGCGAA is drawn from Bradyrhizobium lablabi and contains these coding sequences:
- the nuoI gene encoding NADH-quinone oxidoreductase subunit NuoI; translation: MNINATARSLLLSEFVSAFFLAMRYFFKPKPTLNYPFEKGPISPRFRGEHALRRYPNGEERCIACKLCEAICPAQAITIEAGPRRNDGTRRTVRYDIDMVKCIYCGLCQEACPVDAIVEGPNFEFATETREELYYDKAKLLANGDRWEREIAKAIELDAPYR
- the nuoH gene encoding NADH-quinone oxidoreductase subunit NuoH yields the protein MDEFFASTFWTGFLWPLIVMVAQSVLLLVVLLIAIAYILLADRKIWAAVQIRRGPNVVGPFGLLQSFADLLKFVLKEPIIPSGANKGVFLLAPLVSCVLALAAWAVIPMDLGWVISDINVGVLYIFAISSLSIYGIIMAGWSSNSKYPFLAALRSAAQMVSYEVSIGFVIITVLLCAGSLNLSAVVEAQNTHGLGSLIGLPRLTFLNWYFLPLFPMFVVFYVSALAETNRPPFDLVEAESELVAGFMVEYGSTPYLLFMLGEYVAITTMCAMATIMFLGGWLPPIALPPFTWVPGVIWFVLKVFFMFFLFAMAKAIVPRYRYDQLMRLGWKVFLPLSLAMVVVVAGVLHFADIAPK